Proteins encoded by one window of Shewanella avicenniae:
- a CDS encoding MATE family efflux transporter has translation MSQPTRTAKFVDGSILRHILVMSSTAAMGISAVFLVDLVDMFFLSFLNDVRIVSGVGFATTISFFTISIGIGLSIALGALMSRAVGAHDWTRAKRVLVNSSLVTLVVAVVMATMVLSLVTPLLALIGASGQTAEYAASYLHILVPSMPIICLNMSLSSALRAVGDAKMAMYSTLVGALVNLVFDPLLIFGVGLGIEGAAIASVLARFGAICLSAYAIFYKHKLWMPFNFVDFKQDLRPILAIATPAMLTNFATPFGNAFVTKSIANFGDSFVAGFAIIGRITPVAFGMIFALSGAVGPIIGQNYGAGMIGRLRESLTKALQFCTAYVLLVSALLFLIQDYLVEVFDMQGDAAALIHFFCTSLAVFFAFNGALFVANATFNNLGKPRLSMYFNIGKATLGTIPFVLVGAQLSGVFGVLVGQAIGSVLFALIGVFTAYRLVNRLQG, from the coding sequence ATGAGCCAACCTACTCGCACTGCTAAGTTTGTTGATGGCAGTATTTTACGCCACATTTTGGTGATGAGTTCGACCGCCGCGATGGGGATTTCGGCGGTGTTTCTTGTTGACCTTGTCGATATGTTTTTCCTCAGTTTTTTAAATGATGTGCGCATCGTGTCTGGGGTTGGATTTGCCACCACCATTTCATTTTTTACAATCTCCATCGGCATCGGGCTGTCGATCGCGCTTGGCGCTTTGATGTCGCGAGCGGTGGGGGCGCATGACTGGACGCGGGCCAAGCGGGTGTTGGTCAACAGCAGCTTAGTCACTCTAGTGGTTGCTGTGGTGATGGCCACAATGGTGCTTAGTCTCGTTACGCCCTTGTTAGCCTTGATTGGTGCCTCGGGGCAAACCGCGGAATATGCCGCCAGCTATCTGCACATTTTAGTGCCGTCGATGCCGATTATTTGCCTCAACATGTCGCTTAGCAGTGCTTTACGGGCGGTGGGCGACGCCAAAATGGCAATGTATTCCACCTTGGTGGGCGCTTTGGTTAATCTGGTGTTTGACCCGCTTTTAATCTTTGGCGTAGGGCTGGGGATTGAAGGGGCGGCGATAGCCTCGGTTTTGGCGCGCTTCGGTGCTATTTGCCTGTCGGCATATGCAATTTTCTACAAGCATAAGTTATGGATGCCATTTAATTTTGTCGATTTCAAACAAGATTTACGGCCGATTTTAGCCATTGCGACCCCAGCGATGTTAACTAACTTTGCTACGCCGTTTGGCAATGCGTTTGTGACCAAGTCGATCGCTAATTTTGGTGACAGCTTTGTGGCCGGCTTCGCCATTATTGGCCGAATTACCCCGGTCGCCTTTGGGATGATTTTTGCCTTGTCGGGTGCGGTTGGCCCGATTATTGGGCAAAACTATGGTGCAGGCATGATCGGGCGCTTACGTGAGTCATTAACTAAGGCGCTACAGTTTTGCACCGCCTATGTGTTGTTGGTATCTGCACTGCTATTTCTTATTCAAGATTATCTGGTTGAAGTGTTTGATATGCAGGGCGATGCCGCAGCGCTGATTCACTTTTTCTGTACCTCGTTGGCGGTATTTTTTGCCTTCAACGGCGCCTTATTTGTGGCCAATGCCACCTTTAATAATCTGGGTAAACCGCGATTGTCGATGTATTTCAATATTGGCAAGGCCACTTTAGGCACCATCCCGTTTGTATTGGTGGGGGCGCAGCTCAGTGGAGTATTTGGCGTGTTAGTGGGGCAGGCGATTGGTTCAGTGTTATTTGCGTTGATAGGCGTATTTACTGCGTATCGGCTGGTGAATCGATTACAAGGCTGA
- a CDS encoding ion transporter, with the protein MNKGLADKADDSPLKKKLREVIFGTETPAGRWFDLALIACIVLSVALVYVDTVASIHQQYGELIYLLEWLFTLIFTVEYGLRLYCSTNPLRYSLSFYGIVDLLSILPSFLALFFPGANMTLVIRVLRLFRIFRVLKLLRYLSEGNMLLRAMLQSSRKVFIFFFSVSLIIMVLSAVMYVIEGPENGFSSIPKSVYWTIVTITTVGYGDITPHTSLGQAIAALTMLLGYSIIAIPTGILTAEIGQEISRHRDLRRCANCLKKGHEINALYCDRCGSELEAPLSESKSS; encoded by the coding sequence ATGAACAAAGGGTTGGCTGATAAGGCTGATGATTCTCCACTAAAAAAGAAGCTACGCGAAGTTATCTTTGGCACCGAAACGCCCGCTGGACGTTGGTTTGATTTAGCCTTAATTGCATGCATCGTGTTGAGTGTGGCCTTGGTGTATGTCGATACTGTCGCCAGTATCCATCAGCAATATGGCGAGTTGATTTATCTGCTGGAATGGCTCTTTACCCTGATATTTACCGTGGAATATGGCCTGCGACTTTATTGCTCAACCAATCCGCTGCGCTATAGCTTGAGTTTTTACGGCATTGTCGATTTGCTGAGTATCTTGCCTAGTTTTCTGGCGCTGTTCTTCCCCGGTGCCAATATGACCTTGGTAATCCGCGTACTGCGTTTGTTCCGCATCTTTAGGGTACTGAAATTGCTGCGCTATCTGAGCGAAGGCAATATGTTGCTGCGGGCAATGCTGCAGTCGTCCCGAAAAGTGTTTATCTTCTTTTTCTCGGTCAGTTTAATCATCATGGTATTAAGTGCAGTGATGTATGTGATTGAGGGGCCAGAAAATGGTTTTAGCTCGATTCCTAAGTCGGTGTATTGGACCATTGTGACGATTACCACGGTGGGCTACGGCGATATTACCCCTCACACCAGTTTAGGGCAGGCAATTGCTGCGCTTACCATGCTGCTAGGTTACTCGATTATTGCCATTCCAACCGGCATTTTGACCGCTGAAATTGGACAAGAGATCAGTCGCCATCGCGATTTACGTCGTTGTGCAAATTGTCTTAAAAAGGGGCATGAGATCAACGCGTTGTATTGCGACCGTTGTGGTAGCGAATTAGAAGCACCACTGTCAGAGAGCAAGTCGTCATGA
- a CDS encoding L,D-transpeptidase family protein yields the protein MRFVVAILKNYSSMLSIKSLITTVFLFGFAGTALASQQADLVVIKKSKSLMQVMSQGKILKQYRIAMGDNPKGHKLREGDQRTPQGRYILDYKKADSAYYRSIHISYPNDDDKFRAHALGINPGGQIMIHGENPHSELSPEEAQQYNWTNGCIAVTNKQMDEIWQLVDSGTPIEIWP from the coding sequence ATGCGCTTTGTTGTGGCAATACTGAAAAATTACTCATCTATGTTGTCGATAAAGTCGCTGATTACCACCGTATTTTTGTTTGGGTTTGCAGGCACCGCCCTCGCAAGTCAACAAGCCGATTTGGTGGTGATAAAAAAATCCAAATCTCTGATGCAAGTTATGTCTCAGGGTAAAATCCTTAAACAATATCGCATTGCTATGGGCGATAACCCCAAAGGTCACAAGTTACGCGAAGGCGACCAACGTACGCCCCAAGGCCGTTATATTCTCGACTATAAAAAAGCCGACAGCGCCTATTACCGCTCAATCCATATCTCTTACCCCAATGACGATGACAAATTCCGTGCCCACGCATTGGGGATAAATCCGGGTGGCCAAATCATGATCCATGGTGAAAATCCGCACTCTGAGTTATCGCCAGAAGAAGCTCAGCAATATAACTGGACCAATGGCTGTATCGCCGTCACCAATAAGCAGATGGACGAAATCTGGCAATTGGTAGACTCAGGCACGCCGATTGAAATCTGGCCATAA
- a CDS encoding VOC family protein, translated as MLSYSQLMASLANFATEIQALIDELGLQLLTEADHIALRVNSNETAEALSQAFAEQGTVISNNIINGRPILIIALNTPIQLGAFEIACVELPFPSKPYPQEGWEHIELVLPQAAQNCEQLTAQLLQLSPKLHNVFADQTEIKFKASSPSSAAERLANPTIAFKKGDVCIKVHPHRIETIIASEQQG; from the coding sequence ATGCTGAGCTATTCACAATTAATGGCATCATTGGCCAATTTTGCTACCGAGATTCAGGCATTGATTGATGAACTTGGGCTGCAATTGCTCACAGAAGCCGATCACATTGCATTACGAGTGAACAGCAATGAAACGGCCGAGGCGCTGAGCCAAGCCTTTGCCGAACAAGGTACAGTGATTTCAAACAACATCATCAATGGTCGGCCTATTTTGATCATTGCGTTGAATACGCCCATTCAGTTGGGCGCATTTGAGATTGCCTGTGTCGAGCTGCCCTTTCCTAGCAAACCTTATCCGCAAGAAGGCTGGGAGCATATTGAACTGGTCTTGCCGCAAGCTGCGCAAAATTGCGAGCAGTTAACCGCACAGCTGCTACAACTCTCGCCCAAACTGCACAACGTGTTTGCGGATCAAACCGAGATTAAGTTCAAAGCCAGCTCACCATCCTCTGCGGCTGAACGTTTAGCAAACCCAACGATTGCCTTCAAAAAAGGCGATGTCTGCATCAAGGTGCACCCGCATCGCATTGAAACCATTATTGCCAGCGAACAACAAGGCTAA